Proteins found in one Paenibacillus dendritiformis genomic segment:
- a CDS encoding phosphoenolpyruvate hydrolase family protein, protein MYFDRGTIRTKLQSQIQANGHIIGVAAGAGITAKYAVKGGADFILALNSGRFRQMGLSSLGGLLPFSNSNDLVMEFGTREIIPIVRDVPVIFGLCATDPTIELEPYIESIREQGFSGINNYPTVGLMGGLFGEALKEEGTCFDIEIEAIQIAHEKGLFTIAFVFEEEQARRMANAGADIVCAHLGFTKGGVLGAKKVLSLKAAAELAKAIFKACDEVNPGVMKMVYGGPVNTPSDVEYMYDNTGAVGYLGGSSFERIPSEAAITQTASEFKEAGLTEQDKLLRHMLEGVAKHYDYVQFVKEYVAANYMNEISFTELALVAHISRTHLSYLFKKEVGCTFPEYVTRFRINKAMEFMKQDHIELSEVSALAGYNDYAHFSKTFKKLTGLSPREYRRQYKNT, encoded by the coding sequence GTGTATTTCGACCGCGGGACGATAAGAACGAAGCTGCAATCACAGATCCAGGCGAACGGGCATATTATTGGCGTAGCAGCCGGGGCGGGCATCACCGCGAAATATGCGGTAAAGGGCGGAGCGGATTTCATTTTAGCCTTAAATTCAGGCCGGTTCCGGCAGATGGGATTGAGCTCGCTTGGCGGGCTGCTTCCCTTTTCGAACAGCAACGATCTCGTGATGGAATTCGGAACGAGGGAAATTATCCCTATCGTCAGAGATGTTCCCGTTATCTTCGGGCTGTGCGCGACGGATCCGACTATTGAGTTAGAGCCATATATTGAATCGATTCGGGAACAGGGCTTTTCTGGAATAAATAACTATCCGACCGTCGGATTAATGGGTGGTCTTTTTGGTGAGGCTTTGAAGGAAGAAGGGACTTGCTTCGACATCGAAATCGAGGCGATTCAGATAGCGCATGAGAAAGGCTTGTTTACGATCGCGTTCGTGTTCGAAGAAGAGCAGGCTCGGCGTATGGCCAATGCCGGAGCGGATATCGTGTGCGCGCATTTGGGCTTTACGAAGGGCGGCGTTCTCGGCGCCAAAAAGGTATTGTCGCTCAAAGCGGCGGCGGAGCTGGCAAAAGCTATTTTTAAAGCCTGCGATGAGGTCAATCCCGGCGTTATGAAAATGGTCTACGGCGGGCCGGTCAACACGCCTTCCGACGTGGAGTATATGTACGACAATACCGGAGCCGTGGGCTATTTGGGCGGATCGTCCTTCGAGCGAATCCCTTCCGAAGCGGCGATTACGCAGACGGCCAGCGAGTTCAAGGAGGCGGGGCTGACCGAGCAGGACAAGCTCCTTCGCCATATGCTGGAGGGCGTGGCCAAGCATTATGATTATGTGCAGTTCGTGAAGGAGTATGTGGCCGCGAATTACATGAATGAGATTTCGTTTACGGAACTCGCTTTGGTAGCCCATATTTCGCGTACGCATTTAAGCTATTTGTTCAAAAAAGAGGTGGGGTGCACGTTCCCCGAATACGTGACGAGATTCCGAATCAACAAGGCCATGGAGTTCATGAAGCAGGACCATATCGAGCTGTCCGAGGTGTCGGCGCTGGCCGGATATAATGACTACGCCCATTTCAGCAAAACATTCAAAAAACTGACGGGGCTGTCCCCGCGAGAATATCGACGTCAGTACAAAAACACATAA
- a CDS encoding Tm-1-like ATP-binding domain-containing protein has translation MKTVAIVGTFDSKGTEFSFVRDMLQGLGLNTLMIHSGVFEPMFVPDVSNEEVAREAGADIREIASKRDRSLATEVLAKGMEKLVPRLYAEGKFDGIISFGGSGGTSIVTPGMRALPIGVPKIMVSTVASGNVSQYVGTSDIMMYPSIVDVSGLNSISTKIFTNAALAIAGMLKFEVEHAVEKKPLIAATMFGLTTPCVNQAREYLEEQGYEVVVFHATGAGGKTMERLIDSGFFDGVLDITTTEWCDELVGGVLNAGPNRLEAAVRARVPQVVSTGALDMVNFGPFETVPEKFANRTFYKHNPTVTLMRTTVEENTELGKIIAGKLNEAIAPTALMLPLKGVSGLDVEGQPFYGPEEDRALFDTLRQEIDRNAIELIELDADINDKSFALAAARKLVELMRKHTQEEDAK, from the coding sequence TTGAAAACAGTCGCGATAGTCGGAACGTTTGATTCCAAAGGTACCGAGTTTTCTTTTGTCAGAGATATGCTTCAAGGTCTTGGGCTGAATACGCTTATGATCCATAGCGGAGTGTTCGAGCCTATGTTCGTCCCGGACGTCTCGAATGAGGAAGTAGCGAGGGAAGCTGGAGCGGATATTCGTGAAATCGCCTCCAAACGGGACCGATCGTTAGCAACGGAAGTACTTGCGAAGGGCATGGAAAAGCTGGTTCCGAGACTGTACGCGGAAGGGAAATTCGATGGAATCATCTCCTTCGGCGGCAGCGGCGGCACATCTATCGTTACGCCCGGAATGAGAGCGCTCCCAATCGGCGTGCCGAAGATAATGGTGTCGACCGTCGCTTCCGGGAACGTCTCGCAATATGTCGGGACGAGCGATATTATGATGTATCCATCTATCGTCGACGTGTCGGGCCTGAACTCGATTTCGACCAAAATATTTACGAACGCGGCCCTGGCGATAGCCGGCATGCTGAAGTTCGAGGTGGAGCATGCCGTGGAGAAAAAGCCGCTCATCGCCGCGACGATGTTCGGGCTGACGACGCCTTGCGTCAATCAAGCCCGCGAGTATTTGGAGGAACAAGGCTATGAAGTCGTCGTGTTCCATGCCACCGGCGCCGGCGGCAAGACGATGGAACGGTTGATCGATTCCGGATTCTTCGATGGCGTTCTCGATATCACCACTACGGAGTGGTGCGACGAGCTGGTCGGCGGCGTGCTCAATGCGGGACCGAATCGGCTCGAAGCAGCCGTGCGGGCGCGCGTGCCTCAAGTGGTCTCGACAGGAGCATTGGACATGGTGAACTTCGGCCCGTTCGAGACGGTGCCGGAGAAGTTCGCGAATCGAACGTTCTACAAGCATAATCCGACCGTCACGTTGATGAGAACAACCGTGGAGGAAAATACAGAGCTCGGCAAAATTATCGCCGGGAAGTTGAATGAGGCGATCGCCCCGACCGCGCTCATGCTGCCCTTGAAGGGCGTATCCGGTCTGGATGTGGAAGGGCAGCCATTCTACGGACCGGAAGAGGATCGGGCGTTGTTCGATACGCTTAGACAGGAGATTGACCGCAATGCCATAGAGCTCATCGAACTGGATGCGGACATCAATGACAAGAGCTTTGCGCTGGCCGCAGCCCGGAAGCTGGTCGAACTGATGCGGAAGCACACACAAGAGGAGGATGCAAAATGA
- a CDS encoding phosphoenolpyruvate hydrolase family protein, producing the protein MKQTRQEIISQLKAQVAKGDMILGAGAGTGISAKSGEAGGVDLIIIYNSGRYRMAGRGSLAGLMPYGDANQIVVDMGAEVLPVVKRAPVLAGVCGTDPFRIMDVFLKQLKEQGFAGVQNFPTVGLIDGVFRANLEETGMGYDLEVDMIRKAHELDLLTTPYVFDEEQAIKMAKAGADILVAHMGLTTKGTIGAKTALTLDDCAKRIQAIADAGRSVNPDILVICHGGPIAEPEDARYIFEHTTGIDGFFGASSIERFAAEVGIRQQAEAFKHVKLKS; encoded by the coding sequence ATGAAACAAACTCGTCAGGAAATCATCAGCCAACTGAAAGCGCAAGTCGCCAAAGGCGACATGATCTTGGGCGCCGGAGCGGGAACCGGCATCTCCGCCAAGAGCGGCGAAGCGGGCGGCGTCGATTTGATCATCATTTACAACTCGGGAAGATATAGAATGGCCGGCCGGGGCTCGCTGGCGGGATTGATGCCTTACGGGGATGCCAACCAGATCGTGGTCGATATGGGGGCGGAAGTATTGCCGGTCGTGAAGCGCGCTCCGGTGCTGGCGGGCGTGTGCGGCACCGATCCGTTCCGCATCATGGATGTGTTCCTGAAGCAGTTGAAGGAACAAGGCTTCGCGGGCGTGCAGAACTTCCCGACCGTCGGCTTGATCGACGGCGTCTTCCGGGCGAATCTGGAGGAGACAGGCATGGGCTATGATCTGGAAGTAGACATGATTCGCAAGGCCCATGAGCTTGATCTGCTCACGACGCCGTATGTGTTCGACGAAGAGCAGGCGATCAAGATGGCCAAGGCGGGCGCGGATATTTTGGTCGCGCATATGGGCTTGACGACCAAAGGGACGATCGGCGCGAAGACCGCGCTCACTCTTGACGATTGCGCCAAGAGAATTCAGGCCATCGCCGATGCGGGCCGTTCGGTGAATCCGGATATTTTGGTCATCTGCCACGGCGGTCCGATTGCGGAGCCGGAGGATGCCCGCTATATTTTCGAGCATACGACCGGCATTGATGGATTTTTCGGCGCTTCCAGCATCGAGCGGTTCGCCGCCGAGGTTGGCATCCGCCAGCAAGCCGAAGCGTTCAAACATGTTAAATTGAAATCGTAA
- a CDS encoding CPBP family intramembrane glutamic endopeptidase, with protein MPVSHHSTKRLLLASIIGFIVFVLLQIVIPSLQEANRTGPEQERTLLTKRQAAERALEFVSREPWRSLMMVSEQEPTVVYKTDRLAAGYMNRERLAASYADWDSQAPIDIYQVLLGVTTPDGKDILKIDVHMTSGSVVGYELAAMPGRPQSELPALAEEKARPIAARELSALGWDPSKLVLQNVHPSRPDELRYTVKQGEIGAARLELVVRMRSDRVVALHPVWSVPPDYQALDQTQIETAGSVYRFGYRWMSIMLSMLALWACIYYRRRIRFSSGTLIALSILSCAISVLHMWNMMPGLVVLQFGVPRTELNLTAALVLQGAIMVTQGLFLYFSLVSGSYLWREEGRTDLLPTWRDPSFGTVLTGSFRLGTLYAGVLLGIQSVIFLTLETGFGAWSATDASMSPLNLTVPALYPLLAWMAAISEEGVFRWFGTGLLNRWIRNPWAAGVIPTLVWAFGHVTYPIYPYYSRPVELLIIGFLFLAIMLRHGFWTAMFAHLMLDNVLMSISYLLEGTAAGLGLGVFYLALPVLIVYGIRRLHRYRTRLL; from the coding sequence ATGCCTGTGTCCCATCATTCAACGAAACGTTTATTGCTGGCTTCGATCATTGGATTTATAGTGTTTGTGCTCCTGCAGATTGTTATTCCCTCGCTTCAGGAAGCGAACCGGACCGGGCCAGAGCAGGAGCGAACGCTTCTGACGAAGCGACAGGCTGCCGAACGGGCACTTGAATTTGTGAGTCGCGAGCCGTGGAGAAGCCTCATGATGGTGTCGGAACAGGAGCCGACGGTCGTCTACAAGACCGACAGGCTGGCGGCAGGCTATATGAACCGGGAAAGATTGGCCGCAAGCTATGCTGACTGGGACAGCCAGGCCCCGATTGACATTTATCAAGTCCTGCTCGGCGTCACGACACCCGACGGGAAGGACATTTTGAAGATTGACGTACATATGACAAGCGGCAGCGTGGTGGGGTATGAATTAGCCGCGATGCCGGGGAGGCCACAATCGGAGCTGCCCGCGCTCGCAGAAGAGAAGGCACGGCCGATTGCCGCCCGCGAGCTGAGCGCGCTCGGCTGGGACCCTTCCAAGCTGGTGCTGCAGAACGTTCACCCGTCCCGGCCAGATGAACTGCGCTATACCGTCAAGCAGGGCGAGATCGGAGCGGCCCGGCTCGAACTGGTCGTGCGCATGCGCTCAGATCGCGTCGTTGCGCTGCATCCCGTCTGGAGCGTTCCGCCCGACTATCAGGCACTTGACCAGACACAGATCGAGACCGCCGGCTCCGTATACCGCTTCGGCTACCGGTGGATGTCGATCATGCTCAGCATGCTCGCCCTCTGGGCCTGCATCTATTACCGGCGGCGGATCCGCTTCAGCTCAGGAACGCTGATCGCGTTGTCGATCCTGTCGTGCGCGATCTCTGTGCTCCATATGTGGAATATGATGCCCGGGCTGGTCGTCCTGCAGTTCGGAGTGCCCCGTACGGAACTGAACCTGACTGCGGCGCTCGTGCTGCAAGGGGCCATTATGGTCACCCAAGGGCTGTTCCTCTATTTTTCGCTTGTATCAGGCTCCTATTTGTGGAGAGAGGAGGGGCGAACCGATCTGCTGCCGACTTGGCGCGATCCGTCCTTCGGCACGGTCTTGACCGGGTCCTTCCGCCTCGGAACACTGTACGCGGGCGTACTGCTCGGCATACAGAGCGTCATCTTCCTGACGCTGGAGACGGGCTTCGGCGCCTGGTCGGCTACCGACGCCTCCATGTCGCCGCTCAATCTGACCGTGCCTGCCCTCTATCCGCTCCTCGCCTGGATGGCGGCGATTTCGGAGGAAGGCGTATTCCGCTGGTTCGGGACCGGCCTGCTGAACCGCTGGATTCGGAACCCATGGGCAGCCGGCGTCATCCCGACCTTGGTGTGGGCTTTCGGCCATGTGACGTATCCGATATACCCGTACTATTCACGGCCGGTGGAGCTGCTCATTATCGGCTTCCTGTTCCTCGCGATCATGCTGCGCCATGGCTTCTGGACCGCCATGTTCGCCCATCTCATGCTCGACAACGTGCTGATGAGCATCTCTTACCTGCTGGAGGGAACGGCAGCCGGCCTCGGGCTCGGCGTATTCTATCTGGCGCTGCCGGTATTGATCGTGTACGGCATACGCCGTCTCCATCGGTATAGAACAAGGCTGCTATGA
- a CDS encoding TrkH family potassium uptake protein, with translation MKSIKKASRWQLTPPQILVMGFGTIILIGALLLMLPIANSDGQPLPFIDALFTATSATCVTGLVVVDTGTHFTLFGQIVIITLIQVGGLGFMTMATLFALAFRKRISLKERLILQEALNQGSMEGIVRLIRKVLLYAFCIEGAAAVLFTLRWAFDLPFGKALYYGIFHAISLFNNAGFDLFGSVSGPFSSLTLYVGDPIVNIVAILLIVLGGIGFIVLSDVADYRRTRRLSLHSKVVLTMTGLLIVLGAIVILVFEFTNPATLGGLNGWQKMWAALFQSVSPRTAGANTVDIGAMRQATQFFIVVLMFIGASPGSTGGGIKTTTFAILIGAVITMIRGKEDIVIFRHRLGKDRIFKAVTITLMALFMVIGVTMVLSTTEDHPFLMILFETTSAFGTVGLTAGLTSDLTVVGKLLICLMMFAGRLGPITLAYALGPKSERELYKHPEGKITIG, from the coding sequence ATGAAATCCATTAAAAAAGCATCCCGGTGGCAGCTCACCCCGCCGCAAATTCTGGTGATGGGGTTCGGGACGATTATTCTCATCGGGGCGCTGCTGCTGATGCTTCCGATAGCCAATTCGGATGGTCAGCCTCTCCCCTTCATCGATGCGCTGTTCACAGCCACGTCGGCAACTTGCGTAACGGGGCTTGTCGTGGTGGATACGGGCACGCATTTCACCTTGTTCGGGCAGATCGTCATTATTACGCTGATTCAGGTTGGCGGACTCGGCTTCATGACGATGGCGACGCTGTTCGCTCTTGCTTTTCGCAAGCGTATTTCGTTGAAGGAACGGCTCATTTTGCAGGAAGCGCTGAATCAAGGCAGCATGGAGGGCATCGTCCGCCTGATTCGCAAGGTGCTGCTGTACGCGTTCTGCATCGAAGGGGCAGCAGCGGTCCTGTTCACGCTGCGCTGGGCCTTTGACCTGCCGTTCGGCAAGGCACTGTACTACGGCATTTTTCACGCAATCTCGCTATTCAATAACGCCGGCTTCGATCTGTTCGGCTCCGTCTCGGGACCGTTCAGCAGCCTGACCCTGTATGTTGGCGACCCGATCGTGAATATCGTCGCGATACTGCTTATCGTGCTGGGCGGAATCGGGTTCATCGTCCTGTCCGATGTGGCGGATTACCGGCGCACCCGCAGGCTATCGCTGCATTCCAAGGTCGTGTTGACGATGACGGGCTTGCTCATCGTATTGGGCGCCATCGTCATTCTCGTCTTCGAATTCACGAATCCGGCGACGCTGGGCGGTCTGAACGGCTGGCAGAAGATGTGGGCGGCGCTCTTCCAATCGGTCAGCCCGCGTACAGCCGGAGCGAACACCGTCGACATCGGAGCAATGCGGCAGGCAACGCAGTTCTTCATTGTCGTGCTGATGTTCATCGGCGCCTCTCCCGGTTCGACGGGCGGCGGAATCAAGACGACGACGTTCGCCATTCTTATCGGCGCCGTCATCACGATGATTCGCGGGAAGGAGGACATCGTCATCTTCCGTCATCGGCTGGGCAAAGACCGGATATTTAAGGCGGTCACGATCACGTTGATGGCCTTGTTCATGGTAATCGGGGTAACGATGGTATTGTCCACGACCGAGGATCATCCTTTTTTGATGATATTGTTCGAGACGACCTCGGCCTTCGGCACCGTCGGATTGACTGCGGGCCTGACGAGCGATTTGACCGTGGTCGGCAAATTATTGATCTGTCTGATGATGTTCGCGGGGCGGCTCGGTCCGATCACGCTGGCCTATGCCTTAGGTCCGAAAAGCGAACGTGAGCTATACAAGCACCCGGAAGGCAAAATTACGATTGGATAA
- a CDS encoding potassium channel family protein, translated as MELQQFAVVGMGRFGSSLAQELVELGHQVLGIDKDEEVVSEMNNVLTHAVVADAADEDVLRSLGIRNFDCAIVAIGNDLQTSILVSIQMKELGVKKVVAKAVSELHGRVLERIGVDRVIYPERDMGIRVAHQLVSPNLLDYIELSKDYTIAELSVPGTLSGKTLKDVNPRARYGCSIVALHKPNGVIIAPSAEDVLQDDDVMVVIGTNAQIDQFEDSIGKRR; from the coding sequence ATGGAGTTACAGCAATTTGCAGTCGTGGGGATGGGCAGATTCGGGTCGAGTCTGGCGCAGGAGCTGGTCGAGCTTGGCCATCAGGTGCTGGGGATCGACAAGGATGAAGAGGTTGTGTCGGAGATGAACAACGTCTTGACGCACGCCGTCGTTGCCGATGCGGCGGATGAGGATGTGCTTCGTTCGCTCGGCATCCGGAATTTCGATTGCGCGATTGTCGCGATCGGGAATGATCTGCAGACGAGCATTCTCGTCAGTATCCAGATGAAGGAGCTTGGCGTCAAAAAAGTGGTGGCCAAAGCCGTCTCGGAGCTGCACGGGCGCGTGCTGGAGCGAATCGGCGTCGACCGGGTCATCTACCCGGAACGGGATATGGGGATCCGGGTGGCCCACCAGCTGGTGTCGCCGAACCTGCTGGATTATATCGAGCTGTCCAAGGATTACACGATTGCGGAGCTGAGTGTTCCCGGCACCTTGAGCGGCAAGACGCTCAAGGATGTCAACCCGAGAGCCCGGTACGGCTGCAGCATCGTGGCCTTGCATAAGCCGAACGGCGTTATTATTGCTCCGTCGGCTGAGGATGTCCTTCAGGATGATGACGTCATGGTCGTCATCGGGACGAATGCCCAGATTGATCAATTCGAAGATTCGATTGGGAAGCGCAGATAG
- a CDS encoding LysR family transcriptional regulator, whose product MLDLLESFATVVELSTLNQASKRLNLSQPALSRQIAKLESELGVDLFIRNGKRLELTRVGQITYEFALDIRNRQLDFLKSIADYKIEGHASVTIGASLTTLQTTLPLFVSLFVEKYPEAQLKTVTGKTHEIISFIRDQKVDVGLVADAIRDPSLVCLPLFSDHLELVVPREHELASGVHGSIARLNGLPMLLFSKGTWYRKLIDDLFRRHHIVPDIRMEIDSFEAIVRLLSPCHAAALLPKSYLRSEWLDDNGLVAIHLKELVQTERITSLVYAKQAALSLTARRFIEETARAASGWNIQSKQE is encoded by the coding sequence GTGCTCGATTTGCTGGAATCATTCGCTACCGTCGTTGAGTTATCAACCTTGAATCAGGCGTCCAAGCGTCTCAATCTGTCTCAGCCCGCGCTCTCCCGCCAGATCGCGAAGCTGGAGAGCGAGCTCGGCGTCGATCTGTTCATCCGGAACGGCAAGCGGCTGGAGCTCACCCGGGTCGGTCAGATTACGTATGAGTTCGCGCTCGACATCCGCAATCGGCAGCTTGACTTCTTGAAGTCGATCGCGGATTACAAGATCGAAGGCCATGCCTCCGTTACGATCGGGGCGAGCTTGACGACGCTCCAGACGACGCTGCCGCTGTTTGTTTCTTTATTTGTAGAAAAATATCCGGAAGCGCAATTGAAAACCGTAACCGGGAAGACACACGAGATCATTTCCTTCATCCGGGATCAGAAGGTCGATGTCGGATTGGTCGCCGACGCGATCCGCGATCCGAGCCTCGTCTGCCTCCCTCTGTTCTCCGACCACTTGGAACTGGTCGTGCCGCGGGAGCATGAGCTGGCCTCCGGCGTTCATGGTTCGATCGCCCGGCTGAACGGTCTTCCGATGCTGCTGTTCTCCAAAGGCACCTGGTACCGCAAGCTGATTGACGATCTGTTCCGGCGCCACCACATCGTGCCCGACATCCGGATGGAGATCGACTCCTTCGAAGCGATCGTCCGCCTGCTGTCCCCCTGCCATGCCGCAGCGCTGCTCCCCAAATCGTACTTGCGCTCCGAATGGCTGGACGACAACGGGCTCGTGGCCATTCATCTGAAGGAGCTGGTGCAGACGGAGCGAATCACCTCCCTTGTCTATGCGAAGCAAGCCGCCCTCAGTCTGACCGCAAGGCGGTTCATTGAAGAGACGGCCCGGGCTGCCTCCGGATGGAATATCCAATCGAAGCAGGAATAG
- a CDS encoding succinate dehydrogenase cytochrome b558 subunit has translation MKRGYFYSRKLHSLLGIIPLGFFLVEHMLTNFAAFDGGKEAFQSSVKMLNDLPLIFFLELFGIWLPLLYHGVYGLYIAYTARNNVGNFNYGRNVAFLWQRITGVITFIFVTWHVFETRFQITLGNVTHEELGTHMNSIVSQPLMFAVYTIGVISASYHFTNGLWAFLVSWGITIGPRAQKVSAKICMGLFVIMSVLFVLSLIGFRGEEFQAASVMMDTVKSVIG, from the coding sequence ATGAAACGAGGTTATTTTTACTCGCGGAAGTTGCATTCGCTTCTCGGGATTATCCCGCTCGGCTTCTTTCTTGTGGAGCATATGCTGACCAACTTCGCGGCATTTGACGGCGGGAAGGAAGCGTTTCAGAGCAGCGTCAAGATGTTGAATGATCTGCCGCTCATATTCTTCCTCGAGCTGTTCGGCATCTGGCTTCCGCTTCTGTATCATGGAGTGTATGGCCTCTATATCGCCTACACGGCGCGGAACAATGTAGGGAATTTCAATTATGGGCGCAACGTGGCATTTCTATGGCAGCGGATTACGGGGGTCATCACGTTTATTTTCGTCACATGGCATGTGTTCGAGACGCGCTTCCAGATTACGCTCGGCAATGTGACGCATGAAGAGCTGGGCACCCATATGAACAGCATCGTGTCTCAGCCGCTCATGTTCGCCGTCTATACGATCGGGGTCATCTCCGCGTCGTACCATTTCACGAACGGACTGTGGGCCTTCCTCGTCAGCTGGGGAATCACGATTGGCCCGCGCGCGCAGAAGGTGTCGGCCAAGATTTGCATGGGCTTGTTCGTGATTATGTCCGTCTTGTTCGTCTTGTCGCTGATCGGCTTCCGCGGAGAAGAGTTCCAGGCGGCTTCCGTTATGATGGATACAGTGAAATCGGTTATTGGTTAA
- the sdhA gene encoding succinate dehydrogenase flavoprotein subunit: MAKQKIIVVGGGLAGLMAVVKAAEAGVHVDLFSLVPVKRSHSVCAQGGINGAVNTKGEGDSPWEHFDDTVYGGDFLANQPPVKAMCEAAPGIIHLMDRMGVMFSRTPEGLLDFRRFGGTQYHRTAFAGATTGQQLLYALDEQVRRWEAAGLVTKYEHWEFLSAVIDEDEVCRGITAQDLRSMEVKSFAADAVILATGGPGIIFGKTTNSVINTGTAASAVYQQGVRYANGEFIQIHPTAIPGDDKLRLMSESARGEGGRIWTYKDGKPWYFLEEKYPAYGNLVPRDIATREIFHVCVDLKLGVNGENMVYLDLSHKDPKELDVKLGGIIEIYEKFMGDDPRKIPMKIFPAVHYSMGGMWVDYNQMTNIKGLFAAGECEYQYHGANRLGANSLLSAIFGGMVAGPKAVEYIRGLDKSVEDISSSVFDREVKLRADRYDNLLKMDGSENAYVLHKELGEWMTNNMTVVRYNSKLEETVVKIKELKQRYANINMSDTARWNNQAASFTRQLWNMLELAEAMTKSALLRNESRGAHYKPDFPERNDEDFLKTTIAAWTPEGPEISYEEVDVSLIQPRKRDYTTDKKSKKKGE; encoded by the coding sequence ATGGCTAAGCAGAAAATCATCGTCGTCGGCGGCGGTCTCGCCGGTCTGATGGCTGTCGTAAAAGCAGCGGAGGCAGGCGTGCACGTTGACCTGTTCTCTCTGGTTCCCGTCAAGCGGTCCCACTCCGTATGCGCTCAGGGCGGAATCAACGGGGCGGTCAACACGAAGGGGGAAGGCGACTCGCCATGGGAGCATTTTGACGATACGGTATACGGCGGGGACTTCCTCGCGAACCAGCCTCCGGTCAAGGCAATGTGCGAAGCGGCGCCCGGCATCATCCATTTGATGGACCGGATGGGCGTCATGTTCAGCCGCACGCCGGAAGGGCTGCTTGATTTCCGCCGCTTCGGCGGCACGCAGTATCACCGGACAGCGTTCGCCGGAGCAACGACCGGCCAGCAACTGTTGTATGCACTTGACGAGCAGGTGCGCCGTTGGGAAGCCGCCGGTCTCGTCACGAAGTATGAGCATTGGGAATTCCTGTCGGCCGTTATCGATGAGGATGAAGTGTGCCGCGGCATCACGGCGCAGGATCTCCGCTCGATGGAGGTCAAGTCGTTCGCGGCCGATGCGGTCATTCTCGCGACTGGCGGTCCCGGCATTATTTTCGGCAAGACGACGAACTCGGTCATCAATACCGGCACGGCAGCCAGCGCCGTCTACCAGCAGGGCGTCCGCTATGCGAACGGGGAATTCATTCAGATTCACCCGACGGCCATTCCGGGAGACGACAAGCTGCGCCTCATGTCCGAATCGGCGCGCGGCGAAGGCGGGCGGATCTGGACCTACAAGGACGGCAAGCCATGGTATTTCCTCGAGGAGAAGTACCCGGCATACGGGAACCTCGTGCCGCGTGATATCGCGACTCGGGAGATTTTCCATGTCTGCGTCGATTTGAAGCTCGGCGTCAACGGCGAGAACATGGTCTACCTCGATCTGTCGCATAAGGATCCGAAGGAGCTTGACGTCAAGCTCGGCGGCATTATCGAGATTTACGAGAAGTTCATGGGGGACGACCCGCGCAAGATTCCGATGAAGATCTTCCCGGCGGTCCACTATTCGATGGGCGGCATGTGGGTCGACTACAACCAGATGACGAATATCAAAGGCCTGTTCGCTGCAGGGGAATGCGAATACCAGTATCACGGGGCGAACCGTCTCGGCGCCAATTCCCTCCTGTCGGCCATTTTCGGCGGCATGGTCGCGGGGCCGAAGGCCGTGGAATATATTCGCGGACTGGATAAGTCCGTTGAGGATATCTCCTCCAGCGTATTCGACCGTGAAGTCAAGCTGAGAGCGGACCGGTACGATAATCTGCTCAAGATGGACGGCAGCGAGAATGCCTATGTTCTCCATAAAGAGCTGGGCGAGTGGATGACGAACAATATGACCGTCGTCCGCTACAATTCGAAGCTGGAAGAGACCGTCGTGAAGATTAAAGAGCTGAAGCAGCGCTATGCGAACATTAATATGTCGGATACGGCACGCTGGAACAACCAGGCCGCCAGCTTCACCCGCCAGCTGTGGAACATGCTCGAGCTGGCCGAAGCGATGACGAAGAGCGCCCTGCTTCGCAACGAGAGCCGCGGCGCTCACTACAAGCCGGACTTCCCGGAGCGGAACGATGAGGACTTCCTCAAGACGACGATTGCCGCCTGGACGCCGGAAGGACCGGAGATCAGCTACGAAGAGGTAGACGTATCGCTTATTCAACCGCGGAAGCGCGATTATACGACGGATAAAAAAAGTAAAAAGAAAGGAGAATAA